The following nucleotide sequence is from Gadus macrocephalus chromosome 18, ASM3116895v1.
cgaccaatcaacggagggggtgtgtagctcgaattttccggtaccctttcaggcgtctcgtctcgttttcagtaccccaacggaggagtactgaaaacgagggaaaaacgagtacggctcagtccgggtcacgcccacttttggcggtggaaacacaatccgtaccgcacctttgcgaaccgaaccgttccgcaccctgcagtggaaacgcggcattgtgccgcgtttccactgcagggtgcggaacggttcggttcgcaaaggtgcggtagggagggggcggtatagcccagctcagttccgaggtcgcgtttccaccgccgacagtaccctttgtggtaggccggatgtcgatcgccgcggcagctacgtaaacatcgtaaacaacgtcttgcTCCCCAatacggctaagtccgggtcacgcccacttttggcggtggaaacgcaacccgtaccgcacctttgcgaaccgaaccgttccgcaccctgcagtggaaacgcgccattagacgcctgaaagggtgcaggaaaattcgagctacaaaccccctccgttgattggtcgacagaaccgtcacttccgggcgacgtggggataaaaacaaacaaacagtagcctcgaggtattattctttacaatgaacatgtcgcgtaaaacgcttgcttaggcgaacaaggaggtggagacgttcctgtGCATTCTTGGGGGGAAAGACGTGCAGAGGTagctcttggtttaatgtgttgcgtttaacttttccattgtttttattgagcaagCTAAACTGTGTCgtgctgctatgatgtcacgatgtttacgtagctgccgcggcgatcgacatccggcctaccataaagggtactgtcggcggtggaaacgcgacctcggaactgagctgggctataccgccccctccctaccggactgaggcgaaccgaaccgtaccgcaccctgcagtggaaacgcggcatgaGGGAACCAAGAATGAGGTGAGGGTGATGGATCTGTAAAGCAGTAATTAAAGTGTAATTCTGGCGAAAATTaaacccagggtctttttcgGCATGAAGGCCCATAATataagccctccagacactTTTTTCCGTTGATAATCGAGTACAGAGCTTGCCCACGAATGCCTGGAGCAATGTAACACCCCAAATGGCTTCCATTATTTTGGCTAGGGGCGGTCGAACGCTTTCAAATTGAAATTTTTTAACCACTActattgctcaaaatagcacaaaacctctgcagtagcatatAATGGGGGCACCAAAAACATTTATCAAGAGGGGAGAATGTTAAGTTAGCCGGTCGATTTGTGTGGACTTAAACAATGTTTAGAAGCGTTCACACCGCCCCCAGCCAATATATCAAagccatttgggctgttacatTCATCCGGGCATTCGCAGGCAGGCTCTTTACTCGATTATCAACGGGAAAAAAAGTGTCTGGGGGGCTTGTTTTATGGGTCtccatgacaaaaaaaaaataccctgggttcaattttcgccagaattacactttaagtcTATACATGATGAAGCTCCGTCTGCTAGAGCAAATGAAATATGAGTGTGCAGATTTCTCTGGTTCCTAAGCTAGCTCGATGGTCTTTGAAAGCAAAACCAAGTCCACTGGTCTTCTTAGTTGATGTTGACCGATTTATTTTTGGTTGCCGTGGTGCACACGAGACGATCACGATCATGATTAGCTCTACAAAGTAAAATCAATTATTATGTATTTAAATAATTGAATACATAGATTAATAAATAAACTGAATTAAATCGATGCAGGATTAGGCCATAACATGTAATGcatttttattaaattaaactTTTAAATTATTCATTTCCATAGTTCCATACCTTTCAAGCTAATAtcttaataaaatatatatatatatattaaaaaaaatacttagaGCAGAGTTCCTTGTAATTCATAATCAACAACCTTTGCTGACTATTTGCATGGGTGAATTTGAAACCTGTTCCGGGTTCATGAACTATCATAATATACTAAACTGGCGCCGTTTATTCGACACTATTTGCATGACTGGCTGATGCAAGATGTCATCTTGTCTATGTAAATATAAGACTTTTCGGGATACCATGTGACATCCACATAACATCAGTTATACACTTTCTTTGATAATGTCATCATCATACACAACAGTATCCTATATACAAATGGAGCAATGTGATTAGAATCCAGTAGCAATCCAAGAGTAAAAGCTAATATCaatgtatataatatgtaataAGCATAATTTGAGGATGTCTCCTCTGTTCTCCCAAGGATATAATCACCTTTAAATATCAGTCCTTCATTCCAGGCTTCACTCCACTCACTCAATGAATGGATGAGTGATTTAATATTTTCCATACAGTCAAACGACAGTGTCATATTTTTTCTCGTTTGTGTATTGTAGTCTGGCACGATGGACAGCTGTGTTGGACGTCCATGAGGTTGCCCACGCAGAAAGGAATCAAACAGCATCCGCCAATACACCTGTGAGcaggacacacaacacaggggGCATGAGATTGGAAATGGAGGATTGTAATGCCAACGCATGGACAGCTGCCTCAatgaaagaaaaccaaaaacCTGTTCAAAGCACAGGCGGCCACTCTAACCAGGCAACGGATCAGAGTTTTCAGTTTGTTAGTTTTCGGAAGATCAGGCCTGAAATATCAGATTTTGGATGAATGATCTAAAATATGGGGGGACGGCtggtttcactttctttcaccTCATATTTGTTTCGTCCAATAGTGTAATGGAGGCACGTCATTGGTTGCCAGAAACCTAAAACTCTAAATGGCGGAGTCACGCCTTGTGTGATATTCTACCTAAGAAAAACTTGTTCATGCGAGTGGATGAAGATTTCCGAAGGGGTAAGAGGATATCTACAGTGGCTGGCTGGacggtgttgatttgaaacctttaccgaaaaaaaaatctcaattGGATAGGCCTACAGCAATCATAGCAACGAAACGGCTGAATTCAGCTCTGAGCgacaataaaatacatatttcttCTCAACAAAATCTTTGTGCAGTcgtatgtttttcttttagggAAAATATAACAACCAGTTTGTTTAATACTGCCCAGATAGCGATATAAACACCGCTCTACATCAGCAACAggcatctttgttgttgttgaaaatgCCTCTACAGTGTCATCATTATTATCCCGCCTCATGTTAACAGTTGTTATTGGTCAGTCTATTTCGTAGCTGGCAGAAATCTTTTGGTGAGGGAAGGGGGGCCAGACCTTATCGGCAgagcaaatgaaacatgagcttGTGAGATTCGTCAAGTTCACAGGCTAGCACGCTGTTGTCTCCCAAATCTGAGATTTTTAGATTATTCATCTTCATCCACTCGGTTCACTTGAATATCTCCGTAACAATCCGTACAAAACAGCAAACAAGGACTTAATCCGCCCCTTGCAGTTTTTGGTTTCCGACCCACGCCCTGTTCCGTCTCCGGCCGGAATTTCTGCTGTGGTAGAACTGCTGTGTCCCAGATTAGTGAAGATATTACCCGAACATGGCCAACAGGCAACACAGCATCCAATTGGCATCTCCCCGTTTCTTGACAATTTTTGTGGTTACGACCTCTCCACAGTTGGGGCACCCGGTGACGGCAGGCTCCCTGCCCAGTTCTTTCACATAAAGGGATGAGCAGAGGATAGGTCTGAGTTCACTGGGTACAGGTGTTTAATATGGGGTACATTTGCATTTGAAGAGTATAATGGTATGTGAGGGTTTGTTGTACATAATCCCGTAggattacatatatatattcttccAAATGCATGACGTGGCACCAGACCACTTTAGGTGAAGTGTATGTTTAGTTAAATGTTCTCGATGTCGTTCAGGTTAGTTTGTTGATTTGCTGATCTCACCTGCAATAGGAACTTCTTTATTAGCATTGGGGACACGTTCACATGGAGGCGGTGCAGGCCAGTGGAGGCATTCCTCTaaaagaagaggggagggggtggttaTTCTAGTAGTGCTAAGGATATCTGACTCCTTTTAGTTAAGATATCTGACTGCTAGTGGTGAGGGTCTCTGAGTCCTAGTGGTGAGGGTCTCTGAGTCCTAGTGGTGGGGGTCTCTGAGTCCTAGTGGCGAGGGTCTCTGAGTCCTAGTGGCGGGGGTCTCTGAGTCCTAGTGGTGAGGGTCTCTGAGTCCTAGTGGTGGGGGTAAATCCTATAGGGTTTGCCCTGATGCCTTTATGACTTAGTTTGTTCTCACCTGCCGTAGGTCTTGTCAAatcctcatcgtcatcttcAGCAAACCAACAACAAAAGACAACTCCATGTCAGATGCATACTGTGTGTCAATGTTTTAACCTAAAACTTGTTTGAAAGCTGACCACAATAGAACACGATATAAATGAACAAGAACACTATAAAACAGTGAGAAGGCATTCACAAAACACATTGGTGAGGTCCAGTTGAAGTCCAGATGCCTCGACATGGACTGAGAGCCACCTTTTCCTACCTTCAAAGAAGCCCAGTTCTCTCGCTTTACATGTCAGGTATCGAAGCTCAGCTGAGATCGCCGCTAGCTCAGGGGACTGCACTTCCTCCTCTGGCTCACAGCACAAAGATACATTTATTAAATAGTGTGTTCCTCAATAACAACAGAATTCAAACACAATAACTCACACTCCTATCTATATTAGATTATTTTTGTTGATGCCTAAAAATGTTCTCataatgaatgtattttaatttgacTTTGATGTATGCCCTTTATAAATACAAAAtggatttaaataaaaaaataaaaaaataaaattaaattcTCGTAATAGTTAGTTCAATTGTTTATATATTTGATTATTACCTTTCTCTATGTTATCGCAGACAAATGTTTATTACTTTCCTTAAAACTCCTGTTTTTATTGCCAAATCGACCCACCTCTATCTATTTGAATTGGATTCTGATTGTTACCCTCATATATGAATATAGGCCTGTACGTTTGAATAGTTCCTCATATTTTCACTCACCCTGGCACTCCGATACCCTCATCCTGAACTGCTCTCCCTTCAACAGCACCTTGCGACGGAACTTGAGTTGTGCTATGCGTATCTTGATCATGTCCAATGTGTCTAACTTGGGCCCACCCTCAGGCTCGTACAAGCCAGGGTTCAAGACCTTAATGTGGGCCTCTCGGTCCAAGTATGGCTCCATCGCCAAGTTCTGAATATTCTCTGTGAAGAAATTTGTTAAGGCTCACTTGTCCACCATGACGTCCAAGATTCTAAATAATGTCAAAGTGGTCCTCCTCTTCTGGTTGTCTGAGCCTCAGAACTTGGTCTAGAGGTGTCTCGTATCGTTATGCTTGAAGGGTCTAAGGCTAAAGTCCTCCTGGTACCACTTCAGCATCTAACAGAACTGAGTGCCCAGGCGTTCTCCCGAATCCTGAAAGCGGAAATCTAACAAGGGCTGGATTGAACACACAAAAACGTAGGACTTATTCTTTACCGCAGCGACGTCATGTAGCCTTCGTTCAAACAGAGAGCTGATTTGGCCTCCAGCAGGCAGtcgaagtaggcctacacaagcACTCAAAGAAAGGCACTTGGgcatcaaaacaaacaagcaacaaTTCTTCTTGTGGAAAAGATCCAGCCTGGTTACAGTCGAGCAGGCCTGTCGTTGTGCATCCTTGTGTTGTTCCTCATTTTGTATGCACTGCACGGCCCTGCCTCTGAAACCACCTGCGTGCCACTGTGGTGGAGGTGTATGGACAGCCCTAGCTACAGTCTCTTATCTGTTCTGAACAAGCAAATCAGTTAGCCAGGAACCTGACAGGCAGATAGCTTGCATATATCATTTACATATAATATACAGAGAATGCCAGTTTGTTGTCATTAAATTATGACTTTTacttaatgtctctctctctctctctctctctctctctctctctctctctctctctctctctctctctctctctctctctctctctctctctctctctctctctctctctctctctcgaccccaGTAACCCTCAACATCATGTGATACAACTGTAGACTACCAATTGttcttatttattatattttttctatTCACTGAAAGGGATGTAGGATAtaatcagtggcggctggcgatcaaacatgttggtggggcacagtaatagacagggggtctgaggtccccccccataatttttttttaatttaataaatttgatttcctgtattctggtgcattttggggatggccactacctatttacctacttttcattcagattcatagcctacatcctgacttgcagggcctggacaagcttacactgcatatacagacctacttcatggccattccaccagccattgctatttgacccattgttgttaaatcatgatcactgtcctatagtgtccatttgtgagtctcaatgtccacttcaaatgcagttagaaatatgggacagttgcttcattttgtttacatgctacaggccgaaagactaaattaatatgtaacttactgctgctgagggaggtagcctatttgattgattcgctgaattgtccaatcatgtggtgataacaaaaaagaaaagcgataccattggcctggggcgcacactggtgtgacccgagggcgaattttcttgcgccaatgaaaaacggtctctgcttgatagacaacaaaaagttagcgagcttacattgacttcaacgtggccggcgctcctgacttggaggagggctttatttcgaatgaccaataactagcctagcccagatcattgacgttcagacgcatttaaatggttgctggcagtgacaagcATGTCACACAAATAGAGGTTAAACgctatgtttttttgttgatttatttcgtaatgataatagtttattaatagttggcagatatattcaagtgaatatttcacggaggggcggcgccctagcgccccctattgacccaccgccatgGTCGTGAGAGTTGCTGGTGTTGTATTTCCTCGGACAAACGGATGAACAAAATGTTTGCAATGAGTTTCGGCTTTGGATATGGATAAACAGGGATTGAAAGAAGACACGCTGTTGATGGACTGAGGGGTCGAGGAGGACGAAACGGAATAATGAAGTCCTGCAGGTGGGAAAGGGGCAGGGGCTCATCCGTGCGGGATCTTTGGCTGTTCAGTGGGACTCAGCTCCCAGTTCCTCTAACTGTCTTCGATTCAAGGaaacaggatttatttttaataagaaTACAGAAAAGTTAGGAAAAACGTGTTACTTGAAGTGTTGTTGAAATCATTGTACACTGAACAAAGTGAAATCATGAAATTAATCCAACGTgggtttaacaaacactataTGTAGCTTATACACCAAAGGGTTATGGCGTGTGTTGGAGACATGAAtgctttattttctttcaaagtttgctaaattgtgaaaaaataaataagagacTGACCACATTTTGGTGTTTCAGGACTCGATTTGAAACACCAGCAAGGCCTCTTGCTAATTTTTAGTAGGacacattattgtcatatataacctcagacttagttaaattacaaatctcagtgggaagtggagagagctgtgagctaaacccctggagaccggggttcaagtccggttgtgGTCCTTTGTTGGAAGTCTCTTATTTCTgcttcatgcaaattataaagtcaagtataaccattgtgacgaatttattcggtgtcttgatggtgcattgataagttcggaggttaacgctctaaacagctcaggttcaaCTCCATGTCACTGGtcaacattttttattggtcaacatggaaaaaacatgaggggtaactctgttgttttttatcggccgtcatgaaataaatataaggggtaacactgttgtttttatcaaatgaaacatgaggggtaacactgttgtttttatcaaatgaaacataaggggtaacaatgtcgtttttctttggtcgccatgaaaaaaacaataaggggtaacgctgtcgatatttatccattaaaagataggggttaacactgtcgtttttttttggtagcattgaaaaaaaacaataaggggtaacactgttgttttttattagtcttcaagaaaaaaaaaaaggggtaacactgttttatattagtcatcatgaaaaaacatgaggggtaacaccgttgttttttattggtcgtcatgaaaaaaaacataaggggtaacactgttgttttttattggtcgtcatgaataaaaaacataaggggtaacactagttttttattggtcgtcatgaaaaaaaacataaggagtaacactgttgttttttattgatcgtcatgaaaaaaacataaggggtaacactgttgtttttctttggtcgtcatgaaaaaaacataaggggtaacactgttgttttttattgattgtcatgaaaaaaactgaaggggtaacactgttgtttttctttggtcgtcatgaaaaaaacataaggggtaacactgttgttttttattggtcgtcatgaaaaaaccataaggggtaacactgttgttttttattgattgtcatgaaaaaaacataaggggtaacactgttgtttttctttggtcgtcatgaaaaaaacataaggggtaacactgttgttttttattgattggaatgaaaaaaacataaggggtaacactgttgttttttatttgtcgtcatgaaaaaaaacataaggggtaacactgttgttttttattggtcgtcatgaataaaaacatgaggggtaacactgttgttttttattggtcgtcatgaaaaaaaacactgttgttttttattggtcgtcatgaaaaaaaccataaggagtaacactgttgtttttttattggttgtcatgaaaaaaaaaaaaaggggtaacacttgttttttatttgtcgtcatgaaaaaaaacataaggggtaacactgttttttttttattggtcgtcatgaaaaaaacataagggataacactgttgtttttttattggtcgtcatgaaaaaaaacataaggggcaacactgttgttttttattggtcgtcatgaaaaaaaacgcttgtttattattggtcgtcatgaaaaaataaataaggggtaacactgttgtttattatctgtcgtcatgaaaaaaaacataaggggtaacactgttgttttttattggtggtcatgaataaaaacatcaggggtaacactgttgttttatattggccgtcaaggaaaaaaacactgttgttttttgttggtcgtcatgaaaaaaaacataaggggtaacactgttgttttttattggtcgtcatgaaaaaaccataaggagtaacactgttgttttttattgattgtcatgaaaaaaaacataaggggtaacactgttgttttttattggtcgtcatgaaaaaaaacactgttgtttattattggtcgtcatgaaaaaaaaaataaggggtaacaccgttgtttattatctgtcgtcatgaaaaaaaacataaggggtaacactgttgttttttattggtcgtcatgaataaaaacatcaggggtaacactgttgttttatattggtcgtcaagaaaaaaaacactgttgttttttgttggtcgtcatgaaaaaaaacataaggggtaacactgttgttttttattggtcgtcatgaataaaaacatcaggggtaacactgttgttttttattggtcgtcatgaaaaaaaacatatcatTCTTGACTACAGCCAATTATATAGATACAGTAAAATGTCACAAACTCATGAGATAAGACATGAAACACTGAAAATCAAGATCAAGCGAGCTTTTGCCCTTCTGCTCCTGctcactcttgttttttattggtcgtcatgaaaaaaccataaggagtaacactgttgtttttttttgattgtcatgaaaaaaacgtaaggggtaacactgttgtttttctttggtcgtcatgaaaaaaacataaggggtaacactgttgttttttattgattgtaatgaaaaaaacataaggggtaacactgttgtttttttattggtagtcatgaataaaaaacataaggggtaacactgttgttttttattggtcgtcaaggaTAAAAACCtgaggagtaacactgttgttttttattggtcgtcatgaataaaaacataaggggtaacactgttgttttttattggtcgtcatgaaaaaaaacatagggagtaacactgttgttttttattgatcgtcataaaaaaacataaggggtaacactgttgtttttctttggtcgtcatgaaaaaaaacataaggggtaacactgttgtttttctttggtcgtcatgaaaaaaacataaggggtaacactgttgttttttatttgtcgtcatgaaaaaaaacataaggggtaacactgttgttttttattggtcgtcatgaataaaaacatgaggggtaacactgttgttttttattggtcgtcatgaaaaaaaacactgttgttttttattggtcgtcatgaaaaaaaccataaggagtaacactgttgtttttttattggttgtcatgaaaaaaaaaaaaaggggtaacacttgttttttatttgtcgtcatgaaaaaaaacataaggggtaacactgttttttttttattggtcgtcatgaaaaaaacataagggataacactgttgtttttttattggtcgtcatgaaaaaaaacataaggggcaacactgttgttttttattggtcgtcatgaataaaaacataaggggtaacactgttgttttatattggtcgtcatgaaaaaaaacactgttgttttttattggtcgtcatgaaaaaaaacataatgggtaacaatgttgttttttattggtcgtcatgaaaaaaccataagggataacactgttgtttttctttggtcatcatgaaaaaaacataaggggtaacactgttgttttttattggtcgtcatgaaaaaaaacactgttgttttttattggtcgtcatgaaaaaaaacataaggggtaacactgttgttttttaattggtcgtcatgaaaaaaaacacttgttttttattggtcgtcatgaaaaaaaacataaggggtaacactgttgttttttaattggtcgtcatgaaaaaaacataaggggtaacactgttgttttttattggtcgtcatgaataaaaacataaggggtaacactgttgtttttttattggtcgtcataaaaaaaacataaggggtaacactgttgtttttttattggtcgtcatgaaaaaaaacataaggggtaacactattgtttttttattggtcgtcataaaaaaaacataaggggtaacactgttgtttttttattggtcgtcatgaaaaaaaacataaggggtaacactgttgttttttattggtcgtcatgaaaaaaaacatgaggggtggcacttgttttttttttgtgtcgtcatgaaaaaaaacataaggggtaacacttgttttttattggtcgtcatgaataaaaacataaggggtaatactgttgtttttctttggtcgttatgaaaaaaacataaggggtaacactgttgttgttttattggtcgtcatgaaaaaaaacatgagggataacactgttgttttttatgggtcgtcatgaaaaaaacataaggggtaacactgttgttttttatttgtcgtcatgaaaaaaaacatgaggggtaacactgttgttttttattggtcgtcatgaataaaaacataaggggtaacactgttgttttttatctgtcgtcatgaaaaaaaacataaggggtaacactgttgttttatattggtcgtcatgaaaaaaaacactgttgttttttattggtcgtcatgaaaaaaaacataatgggtaacaatgttgttttttattgattgtcatgaaaaaaacataaggggtaacactgttgtttttctttggtcatcatgaaaaaaacataaggggtaacactgttgttttttattggtcgtcatgaaaaaaaacactgttgttttttattggtcgtcatgaaaaaaacataaggggtaacactgttgttttttaattggtcgtcatgaaaaaaaacataaggggtaacattgttttttattggtcgtcatgaaaaaaaacataaggagtaacacttttgttttttatttgtcgtcatgaaaaaaaaaaaggggtaacattgttttttattggtcgtcatgaaaaaaccataaggagtaacactgttgttttttattagtcttcatgaaaaaaaaaaaggggtaacattgttttttattggtcgtcatgaaaaaaaacataaggagtaacactgttgttttttattgaacgtcatgaaaaaaacataagggataacactgttgtttttctttggtcgtcatgaaaaaaaccataaggggtaacactgttgttttttatctgtcgtcatgaaaaaaaacataaggggtaacactgttgctttatattggtcgtcatgaaaaaaaacactgttgttttttat
It contains:
- the LOC132447035 gene encoding cell death-inducing p53-target protein 1 homolog — protein: MEPYLDREAHIKVLNPGLYEPEGGPKLDTLDMIKIRIAQLKFRRKVLLKGEQFRMRVSECQEEEVQSPELAAISAELRYLTCKARELGFFEDDDEDLTRPTAEECLHWPAPPPCERVPNANKEVPIAELGREPAVTGCPNCGEVVTTKIVKKRGDANWMLCCLLAMFGCIGGCCLIPFCVGNLMDVQHSCPSCQTTIHKREKI